In Thermospira aquatica, the following proteins share a genomic window:
- a CDS encoding 6-hydroxymethylpterin diphosphokinase MptE-like protein — protein MQIEIGEEKFRFVKIEGRYLYSPYNPFREIERTFQNLPSVERPFFVVFGSAQGHVVEFLLNQGYEAKDIWVTEPHPDLEAWSREHIGFAMEGTLASRLILLNEEIFLSLNTFFTFQTFLHHYEIVLTQTIENIKVTAFFSKLWWINFVRNLSMVSQREVYKIPSHFTPYDIPILVTASGPSLTTLLESIFEWYQAGGKILACLSSWPTLASANIVPWGVVVSDAGVGNILHAQNLPHEVIVFASVYANSALLSSLPQRIVYYDIDKEESSPSFMLSQPSVVLDALTLAKRLFTGEIYIAGLDLGYTLRGTHARGNMVALRQELLCSRLYPVETEKIGFLKRKDIQQFNDHVWTTPSFQLIKQEIEKIFPDVHILHPIQPWKNPIRETLPIPSPLKREITFEKMGDVTPLLHKAKTYLETSNTTVYLREDLLEMPRETVKNYLLYKLLE, from the coding sequence ATGCAGATTGAAATAGGTGAAGAAAAATTTCGTTTTGTAAAAATAGAGGGTCGATACCTCTACAGCCCTTACAATCCCTTCCGGGAGATAGAGCGCACCTTTCAGAACCTCCCCTCCGTTGAGAGACCATTTTTTGTGGTGTTTGGTTCGGCCCAGGGACATGTGGTTGAATTTCTGCTAAATCAGGGATATGAAGCTAAAGATATATGGGTAACCGAACCCCATCCCGATCTCGAAGCCTGGTCAAGAGAACATATAGGATTTGCGATGGAGGGAACACTGGCATCACGACTAATATTGCTTAATGAAGAAATTTTTTTATCCTTGAATACATTTTTCACCTTTCAAACATTTTTACACCACTATGAGATAGTTCTTACCCAAACAATAGAAAATATTAAAGTAACAGCATTTTTCTCTAAACTGTGGTGGATAAACTTTGTAAGAAACCTTTCCATGGTCTCTCAACGTGAGGTCTATAAAATCCCGTCTCATTTCACCCCTTATGATATTCCTATTTTGGTTACTGCTTCTGGTCCTTCGCTTACCACCCTTCTCGAGAGTATTTTTGAGTGGTATCAGGCAGGGGGAAAGATTCTTGCCTGTCTGTCATCGTGGCCAACCCTTGCCTCAGCTAACATCGTTCCCTGGGGAGTGGTAGTAAGTGATGCGGGGGTGGGCAATATCCTCCATGCCCAGAATCTACCCCATGAAGTCATCGTTTTCGCAAGTGTGTACGCCAATTCAGCTCTTCTTTCCTCGTTACCGCAGAGGATTGTCTATTATGATATTGATAAGGAGGAAAGCTCTCCTTCCTTTATGCTTTCCCAACCTTCTGTAGTCCTTGATGCCCTTACACTTGCCAAACGCCTCTTCACAGGAGAAATTTATATTGCGGGCCTCGATCTCGGTTATACCCTCCGCGGCACCCACGCCAGAGGCAACATGGTCGCCCTTCGTCAGGAGCTTCTGTGTTCCAGGCTTTATCCTGTCGAAACAGAAAAAATAGGATTTCTCAAAAGAAAGGATATTCAACAATTCAACGACCATGTCTGGACCACGCCATCTTTCCAGTTAATCAAGCAAGAGATAGAAAAGATTTTCCCCGACGTTCACATTCTTCACCCCATTCAGCCATGGAAAAACCCTATCCGTGAAACACTTCCTATCCCGTCCCCCCTGAAAAGAGAAATAACCTTCGAAAAAATGGGGGATGTCACCCCTCTCCTCCACAAGGCAAAAACCTACCTTGAAACGTCCAATACTACGGTATACCTCCGGGAGGATCTCCTCGAAATGCCAAGAGAAACCGTAAAAAACTACTTACTATACAAACTTTTAGAATAA
- a CDS encoding integrase catalytic domain-containing protein, whose product MEILDYFVRITGLKNRNYAARLLRQHGKTIYVGKKNYLKADIAKKGKRPGRKKKFGEEELKLLKKVWEIENYMCGKRLKPILNEVLDNLLANGHLHGSPQAIENLRHISASSIDRLLKHERKKLEIKGRKGTKPGTLLKQQIAIRTWAEWDENCPGFMEIDLVAHEGGNSRGDFAQTLNMVDVWSGWTELVAIKNKASKWVREAIEKVKGRLPFELRGIDSDTGAEFINHPLRDWCEKHQIKFTRGRSSRSNDNCYVEQKNYSIVRQNVGYFRYDTEEEVYYLNRLYAYLRLYANFFQPVMKMTEKKRIGSKVQKKHDDIKTPYQRLLESSYVSEAQKERLTRLYKALDLFHLRQKITACQRKLFSLQKKKNVKNKNLEETVWNF is encoded by the coding sequence ATGGAGATACTGGATTACTTTGTGAGGATAACAGGTTTAAAAAACCGAAACTATGCCGCCAGGCTCTTGAGGCAGCACGGAAAAACCATCTATGTAGGCAAGAAAAATTACCTTAAAGCCGACATAGCCAAGAAGGGCAAAAGACCTGGCAGAAAGAAAAAATTCGGCGAAGAGGAACTAAAACTTCTAAAAAAGGTCTGGGAAATTGAAAACTACATGTGTGGCAAACGTTTAAAGCCAATTTTAAATGAAGTTTTAGATAATCTCTTAGCAAACGGACATCTCCACGGTTCTCCACAGGCTATAGAAAACTTGCGCCATATAAGTGCCTCAAGTATTGACCGACTTTTGAAACATGAGCGTAAAAAGCTTGAGATAAAAGGACGAAAAGGTACAAAGCCTGGAACGCTATTAAAGCAACAAATAGCTATACGCACGTGGGCAGAGTGGGATGAAAATTGCCCTGGTTTTATGGAGATTGATCTGGTTGCCCATGAGGGAGGAAATAGCCGGGGAGATTTTGCTCAAACATTAAATATGGTGGATGTTTGGAGCGGTTGGACAGAACTTGTGGCAATCAAAAACAAAGCTTCAAAATGGGTAAGAGAAGCCATAGAAAAAGTCAAAGGAAGACTTCCTTTTGAGTTACGGGGAATTGATTCTGATACCGGTGCTGAATTTATTAATCATCCTCTACGCGATTGGTGTGAGAAGCACCAGATAAAATTTACAAGGGGGAGAAGCTCCCGTTCCAATGATAACTGCTACGTTGAGCAGAAAAACTATTCCATAGTCCGCCAGAATGTTGGATACTTCCGCTACGATACCGAGGAAGAAGTCTACTACTTGAACCGACTCTATGCGTATCTCAGGCTTTATGCCAACTTTTTTCAACCGGTTATGAAAATGACAGAGAAAAAGAGAATCGGAAGCAAGGTGCAAAAGAAGCATGATGATATTAAAACTCCCTACCAACGGCTTTTAGAAAGCTCTTATGTAAGTGAGGCACAAAAGGAACGCCTAACAAGGCTTTATAAGGCTCTCGATTTGTTTCACCTAAGACAAAAAATTACAGCTTGCCAGAGAAAACTTTTCAGCCTTCAAAAGAAAAAGAATGTAAAAAACAAAAATTTGGAGGAAACTGTATGGAATTTTTGA
- a CDS encoding HD-GYP domain-containing protein, with protein MAKALSVSVNFLYPGIMLKGDAYTEQGEKVQPGFVPFTDEKIAELKARGITTIYYTPHPEPTRFPGSEPIIPQETINKGLEIAKEVERRLKENAPLPVREINTLIDEFVEKVVALQGNTLNLAELRDYDDYTYTHSLNVALLSLLMGKKLSYTEDQLKILGVGGMLHDIGKVKIPKEILNKPDRLTPQEFDIMKRHPVYGFEIVKDTYSRFVQSIVLYHHEKINGSGYPLGKKNNEMGEFAQIASLCDVFDAITSARSYKPAQPFWYALLCIYREQGKSFSPRLAQIFLKELPQYFGNTPIFSKGSFVLLNTGEIAYVPEDSRTLWPQVWLLINSRKEISQRKVILDLSLEENRMIERQIFDEKLTATLQKIVERYLDKPEKPKDWNLK; from the coding sequence GTGGCAAAAGCGCTGTCTGTGAGTGTCAATTTCTTGTATCCGGGTATCATGCTAAAAGGGGATGCCTACACCGAACAAGGAGAAAAGGTTCAACCCGGCTTTGTTCCTTTTACCGATGAGAAGATTGCTGAACTCAAGGCCCGCGGCATTACAACCATCTACTACACCCCTCACCCAGAACCTACCCGTTTTCCGGGAAGTGAGCCGATAATCCCCCAGGAAACGATAAATAAAGGCCTAGAAATCGCCAAAGAGGTTGAACGCCGTCTCAAAGAAAACGCTCCCCTCCCTGTTCGAGAGATCAACACTCTCATTGACGAATTTGTGGAAAAGGTTGTGGCCCTGCAAGGAAACACCCTGAACCTTGCGGAACTCCGGGATTATGATGATTATACGTATACCCATTCACTTAACGTAGCACTCCTTTCGCTTTTGATGGGGAAAAAGCTCAGCTACACCGAAGATCAACTCAAGATTCTGGGAGTGGGAGGCATGCTCCACGATATAGGCAAGGTAAAAATTCCCAAAGAAATTCTCAACAAACCAGATCGTCTTACCCCACAAGAATTTGATATTATGAAGCGGCATCCGGTATACGGATTTGAAATCGTCAAAGACACATACTCTCGTTTCGTTCAGTCAATTGTCCTCTATCACCACGAAAAAATCAACGGAAGTGGCTACCCCCTCGGTAAAAAGAATAACGAGATGGGAGAATTTGCTCAGATAGCCAGTCTTTGTGATGTGTTTGATGCGATTACCAGTGCCAGGAGTTACAAGCCCGCCCAGCCCTTCTGGTATGCTCTCCTCTGTATCTACCGAGAACAGGGAAAGAGTTTTTCTCCCCGTCTCGCTCAAATATTTCTCAAAGAACTCCCACAATACTTTGGCAATACCCCCATCTTCTCAAAAGGAAGCTTTGTCTTGCTCAATACAGGAGAAATAGCATATGTGCCGGAGGATAGCCGTACCCTCTGGCCCCAGGTATGGCTTCTCATCAACAGTCGCAAAGAGATCTCTCAACGAAAGGTTATTCTCGACCTGTCTCTGGAAGAAAACCGGATGATCGAACGCCAGATTTTTGACGAAAAACTGACGGCCACACTTCAAAAGATTGTTGAACGTTATCTTGATAAACCAGAAAAACCAAAGGATTGGAACTTGAAATGA
- the amrS gene encoding AmmeMemoRadiSam system radical SAM enzyme, giving the protein MKEALFWSQEAKAVRCELCPHHCLLSEGKSGICGARKSLEGKLFSLNYGAIAGMAVDPIEKKPLFHFYPGSRIFSIGTVGCNLHCPFCQNNGLSRFFDEFGGQSEKLEHLSPEELIDLVERTKSEPIIAYTYSEPVVWFEYVLETMQLARKKNIKNVLVTNGYIEEKPLEAWIPFVDAVNVDLKAFTEAGYKKLGGTLEPVKRTIQRLFEAKVHVEVTTLVVPGINDDLTEMEQLAAWLASLSPELPLHLSRYFPHHRYHAPSTSLDLLHRVKEIAKRFLFHVYLGNVVEDASTFCSQCGKLLIRREIYSVEVVGLQHGRCISCGKPLWGHYAD; this is encoded by the coding sequence ATGAAAGAAGCCCTCTTTTGGTCTCAAGAAGCTAAAGCTGTCCGTTGTGAACTCTGCCCCCACCACTGCCTCCTTTCTGAGGGGAAAAGTGGCATCTGTGGTGCAAGAAAATCTCTGGAAGGCAAACTTTTTTCCCTCAATTATGGAGCCATCGCTGGCATGGCTGTTGACCCCATCGAAAAGAAACCCCTGTTTCACTTTTATCCGGGGAGCCGTATCTTTTCTATAGGAACGGTCGGTTGCAACCTCCACTGCCCTTTTTGCCAGAACAATGGACTTTCTCGTTTTTTTGATGAATTTGGAGGGCAGTCAGAGAAGCTCGAACATCTTTCTCCCGAAGAACTCATTGATCTCGTAGAGCGTACCAAGAGCGAACCAATAATAGCCTATACCTACTCCGAACCTGTTGTATGGTTTGAATATGTTCTCGAAACCATGCAGCTTGCCAGGAAAAAAAACATCAAAAATGTTCTTGTCACCAATGGTTATATAGAAGAAAAACCCCTTGAGGCGTGGATTCCTTTCGTTGACGCTGTGAATGTCGATCTCAAGGCATTCACAGAAGCTGGTTATAAAAAACTCGGTGGCACTCTCGAACCTGTCAAAAGAACCATCCAGCGTCTTTTTGAAGCGAAAGTCCATGTAGAGGTAACAACGCTTGTTGTCCCGGGCATTAACGATGACCTCACAGAAATGGAACAGCTTGCTGCCTGGCTTGCTTCCCTCTCTCCCGAGCTACCTCTCCACCTCTCCCGTTACTTCCCCCATCATCGTTATCATGCCCCCTCTACCTCTCTTGACCTCTTGCACCGCGTTAAAGAAATTGCAAAGCGTTTTCTCTTCCATGTTTATCTGGGAAACGTAGTGGAAGACGCCTCTACCTTTTGTTCTCAATGTGGGAAACTCCTTATCCGCCGTGAAATTTACAGCGTAGAGGTCGTAGGACTCCAGCATGGTCGCTGTATTTCCTGTGGAAAACCCCTGTGGGGTCACTATGCAGATTGA
- a CDS encoding integrase catalytic domain-containing protein: protein MEILDYFVRITGLKNRNYAARLLRQHGKTIYVGKKNYLKADIAKKGKRPGRKKKFGEEELKLLKKVWEIENYMCGKRLKPILNEVLDNLLANGHLHGSPQAIENLRHISASSIDRLLKQERKKLEIKGRKGTKPGTLLKQQIAIRTWAEWDENCPGFMEIDLVAHEGGNSRGDFAQTLNMVDVWSGWTELVAIKNKASKWVREAIEKVQRRLPFELRGIDSDTGAEFINHPLRDWCEKHQIKFTRGRSSRSNDNCYVEQKNYSIVRQNVGYFRYDTEEEVYYLNRLYAYLRLYANFFNGYENDREKRIGSKVQKKHDDIKTPYQRLLESSYVSEAQKERLTRLYKALDLFHLRQKITACQRKLFSLQKKKNVKNKNLEETVWNF, encoded by the coding sequence ATGGAGATACTGGATTATTTTGTGAGGATAACAGGTTTAAAAAACCGAAACTATGCCGCCAGACTCTTGAGGCAGCACGGAAAAACCATCTATGTAGGCAAGAAAAATTACCTTAAAGCCGACATAGCCAAGAAGGGCAAAAGACCTGGCAGAAAGAAAAAATTCGGCGAAGAGGAACTAAAACTTCTAAAAAAGGTCTGGGAAATTGAAAACTACATGTGTGGCAAACGTTTAAAGCCAATTTTAAATGAAGTTTTAGATAATCTCTTAGCAAACGGACATCTCCACGGTTCTCCACAGGCTATAGAAAACTTGCGCCATATAAGTGCCTCAAGTATTGACCGACTTTTGAAACAAGAGCGTAAAAAGCTTGAGATAAAAGGACGAAAAGGCACAAAACCTGGAACCTTATTAAAGCAACAAATAGCTATACGCACTTGGGCAGAGTGGGATGAAAATTGCCCTGGTTTTATGGAGATTGATCTGGTTGCCCATGAGGGAGGAAATAGCCGGGGAGATTTTGCTCAAACATTAAATATGGTGGATGTTTGGAGCGGTTGGACAGAACTTGTGGCAATCAAAAACAAAGCTTCAAAATGGGTAAGAGAAGCCATAGAAAAAGTCCAAAGAAGACTTCCTTTTGAGTTACGGGGAATTGATTCTGATACCGGTGCTGAATTTATTAATCATCCTCTACGCGATTGGTGTGAGAAGCACCAGATAAAATTTACAAGGGGGAGAAGCTCCCGTTCCAATGATAACTGCTACGTTGAGCAGAAAAACTATTCCATAGTCCGCCAGAATGTTGGATACTTCCGCTACGATACCGAGGAAGAAGTCTACTACTTGAACCGACTCTATGCGTATCTCAGGCTTTATGCCAACTTTTTCAACGGTTATGAAAATGACAGAGAAAAGAGAATCGGAAGCAAGGTGCAAAAGAAGCATGATGATATTAAAACTCCCTACCAACGGCTTTTAGAAAGCTCTTATGTAAGTGAGGCACAAAAGGAACGCCTAACAAGGCTTTATAAGGCTCTCGATTTGTTTCACCTAAGACAAAAAATTACGGCTTGCCAGAGAAAACTTTTCAGCCTTCAAAAGAAAAAGAATGTAAAAAACAAAAATTTGGAGGAAACTGTATGGAATTTTTGA